Proteins found in one Anopheles aquasalis chromosome 3, idAnoAquaMG_Q_19, whole genome shotgun sequence genomic segment:
- the LOC126574271 gene encoding coronin-6 isoform X1: MSFRVVRSSKFRHVYGQALKREQCYDNIRVSKSSWDSTFCAVNPKFLAIIVESAGGGAFIVLPHNKVGRIAADHALVGGHKGPVLDIAWCPHNDNVIASGSEDCVVKVWQIPDGGLSRTLTEPVVDLVYHQRRVGLVLWHPSALNVLLTAGSDNLIVIWNVGTGEVLMRMDCHPDTIYSACWNWDGSQLVTTCKDKKIRILNPRTGEVENEALAHEGSKATRAIFLRHGLIFTTGFNRSSERQYSLRAPDALGDPIVMVELDTSNGVMFPLYDPDTNLIYLCGKGDSVIRYFEVTPEQPFVHYINQFQTPDSQRAIGMMPKRGCDVSTCEVARFYRLNNSGLCQVISMTVPRKSELFQEDLYPDTLADEASLSAEEWASGMDADPQLISLKDRVFLVQGGYVSQAQSTTLTVTKKSNVLDKMGPKGSAAANASANGSPVTVNNGTTGAGGGGGGSISPASNGAQQQQVAIVGGVSEQQLAELRTKFEEEFRKLKAIIVKHENRIRSLEATVKAVTDRGLTEVDGGGGGSLLAGSNSTTSTSPAPASSHPPTTTSGDDGGDGHYHHNASHEEV, from the exons ATGTCGTTTCGTGTGGTAAGAAGCTCCAAGTTCCGGCACGTGTACGGGCAGGCGCTTAAGCGCGAGCAGTGCTACGACAACATCCGCGTCTCGAAGAGCAGCTGGGACTCGACGTTCTGTGCCGTTAACCCGAAGTTcctggccatcatcgtcgagtcggccggtggcggtgccttCATCGTATTACCTCACAACAAG gTTGGACGCATAGCGGCGGACCATGCGCTGGTCGGTGGACACAAGGGCCCAGTGCTGGACATTGCCTGGTGTCCGCACAATGACAATGTCATCGCTTCTGGATCGGAGGACTGCGTGGTGAAG GTTTGGCAAATCCCGGACGGTGGTCTATCGCGTACGCTTacggaaccggtggtggatcTGGTGTACCATCAGCGGCGTGTCGGGCTCGTCCTGTGGCACCCGTCTGCCCTGAACGTCCTGCTGACGGCAGGTTCGGACAATCTGATCGTCATATGGAACGTCGGTACCGGTGAGGTGCTGATGCGCATGGATTGCCACCCGGACACGATCTACAGTGCGTGCTGGAACTGGGACGGTTCGCAGCTGGTGACGACGTGCAAGGATAAGAAGATTCGCATCCTGAACCCGCGCACCGGTGAGGTGGAGAACGAGGCGCTCGCCCACGAAGGATCGAAGGCAACGCGTGCGATCTTCCTGCGCCACGGACTGATCTTTACGACCGGTTTTAACCGATCGTCCGAACGGCAGTACTCGCTCCGTGCACCGGACGCACTCGGCGATCCGATCGTGATGGTCGAGCTGGACACATCGAACGGTGTCATGTTTCCGCTGTACGATCCCGACACTAACTTGATCTATCTGTGCGGCAAGGGCGATTCGGTGATCCGCTACTTCGAGGTGACGCCCGAGCAACCGTTCGTGCACTACATCAACCAGTTCCAGACGCCCGATTCGCAGCGTGCCATCGGTATGATGCCGAAGCGGGGCTGCGATGTGAGCACCTGCGAGGTGGCACGCTTCTATCGCCTCAACAACAGTGGCCTTTGTCAGGTGATCTCGATGACGGTACCGCGGAAGAGCGAACTGTTCCAGGAGGACCTGTACCCGGATACGCTCGCCGACGAAGCGTCCCTATCGGCGGAGGAGTGGGCCTCGGGCATGGATGCCGATCCGCAGCTCATCTCGCTAAAG GATCGTGTGTTTCTCGTGCAGGGCGGTTACGTGTCGCAGGCCCAGAGTACCACGCTGACGGTGACGAAGAAATCGAACGTCCTCGACAAGATGGGTCCGAAGGGAAGCGCGGCGGCCAACGCCTCGGCCAACGGATCGCCGGTAACTGTCAACAATGGtaccaccggtgctggtggcggcggtggcggaagCATATCCCCTGCAAGCAAtggcgcacagcagcagcaagtcgcAATCGTTGGAGGTGTCTCG GAACAACAGCTGGCTGAGCTGAGGACAAAGTTCGAGGAAGAGTTCCGCAAACTGAAGGCAATCATTGTTAAACACGAAAACCGCATTCGATCGCTGGAAGCCACCGTAAAGGCTGTCACCGATCGAGGGCTGACGGAAgtagatggtggtggtggtggtagtttgctggccggcagcaacagtaccacGTCGACTTCTCCCGCGCCAGCTTCTTCGCACCCGCCAACCACAACCTCCggcgatgacggtggtgatggccattACCATCACAATGCTAGCCACGAAGAGGTCTAG
- the LOC126574271 gene encoding coronin-6 isoform X2: MSFRVVRSSKFRHVYGQALKREQCYDNIRVSKSSWDSTFCAVNPKFLAIIVESAGGGAFIVLPHNKVGRIAADHALVGGHKGPVLDIAWCPHNDNVIASGSEDCVVKVWQIPDGGLSRTLTEPVVDLVYHQRRVGLVLWHPSALNVLLTAGSDNLIVIWNVGTGEVLMRMDCHPDTIYSACWNWDGSQLVTTCKDKKIRILNPRTGEVENEALAHEGSKATRAIFLRHGLIFTTGFNRSSERQYSLRAPDALGDPIVMVELDTSNGVMFPLYDPDTNLIYLCGKGDSVIRYFEVTPEQPFVHYINQFQTPDSQRAIGMMPKRGCDVSTCEVARFYRLNNSGLCQVISMTVPRKSELFQEDLYPDTLADEASLSAEEWASGMDADPQLISLKGGYVSQAQSTTLTVTKKSNVLDKMGPKGSAAANASANGSPVTVNNGTTGAGGGGGGSISPASNGAQQQQVAIVGGVSEQQLAELRTKFEEEFRKLKAIIVKHENRIRSLEATVKAVTDRGLTEVDGGGGGSLLAGSNSTTSTSPAPASSHPPTTTSGDDGGDGHYHHNASHEEV, encoded by the exons ATGTCGTTTCGTGTGGTAAGAAGCTCCAAGTTCCGGCACGTGTACGGGCAGGCGCTTAAGCGCGAGCAGTGCTACGACAACATCCGCGTCTCGAAGAGCAGCTGGGACTCGACGTTCTGTGCCGTTAACCCGAAGTTcctggccatcatcgtcgagtcggccggtggcggtgccttCATCGTATTACCTCACAACAAG gTTGGACGCATAGCGGCGGACCATGCGCTGGTCGGTGGACACAAGGGCCCAGTGCTGGACATTGCCTGGTGTCCGCACAATGACAATGTCATCGCTTCTGGATCGGAGGACTGCGTGGTGAAG GTTTGGCAAATCCCGGACGGTGGTCTATCGCGTACGCTTacggaaccggtggtggatcTGGTGTACCATCAGCGGCGTGTCGGGCTCGTCCTGTGGCACCCGTCTGCCCTGAACGTCCTGCTGACGGCAGGTTCGGACAATCTGATCGTCATATGGAACGTCGGTACCGGTGAGGTGCTGATGCGCATGGATTGCCACCCGGACACGATCTACAGTGCGTGCTGGAACTGGGACGGTTCGCAGCTGGTGACGACGTGCAAGGATAAGAAGATTCGCATCCTGAACCCGCGCACCGGTGAGGTGGAGAACGAGGCGCTCGCCCACGAAGGATCGAAGGCAACGCGTGCGATCTTCCTGCGCCACGGACTGATCTTTACGACCGGTTTTAACCGATCGTCCGAACGGCAGTACTCGCTCCGTGCACCGGACGCACTCGGCGATCCGATCGTGATGGTCGAGCTGGACACATCGAACGGTGTCATGTTTCCGCTGTACGATCCCGACACTAACTTGATCTATCTGTGCGGCAAGGGCGATTCGGTGATCCGCTACTTCGAGGTGACGCCCGAGCAACCGTTCGTGCACTACATCAACCAGTTCCAGACGCCCGATTCGCAGCGTGCCATCGGTATGATGCCGAAGCGGGGCTGCGATGTGAGCACCTGCGAGGTGGCACGCTTCTATCGCCTCAACAACAGTGGCCTTTGTCAGGTGATCTCGATGACGGTACCGCGGAAGAGCGAACTGTTCCAGGAGGACCTGTACCCGGATACGCTCGCCGACGAAGCGTCCCTATCGGCGGAGGAGTGGGCCTCGGGCATGGATGCCGATCCGCAGCTCATCTCGCTAAAG GGCGGTTACGTGTCGCAGGCCCAGAGTACCACGCTGACGGTGACGAAGAAATCGAACGTCCTCGACAAGATGGGTCCGAAGGGAAGCGCGGCGGCCAACGCCTCGGCCAACGGATCGCCGGTAACTGTCAACAATGGtaccaccggtgctggtggcggcggtggcggaagCATATCCCCTGCAAGCAAtggcgcacagcagcagcaagtcgcAATCGTTGGAGGTGTCTCG GAACAACAGCTGGCTGAGCTGAGGACAAAGTTCGAGGAAGAGTTCCGCAAACTGAAGGCAATCATTGTTAAACACGAAAACCGCATTCGATCGCTGGAAGCCACCGTAAAGGCTGTCACCGATCGAGGGCTGACGGAAgtagatggtggtggtggtggtagtttgctggccggcagcaacagtaccacGTCGACTTCTCCCGCGCCAGCTTCTTCGCACCCGCCAACCACAACCTCCggcgatgacggtggtgatggccattACCATCACAATGCTAGCCACGAAGAGGTCTAG
- the LOC126574271 gene encoding coronin-6 isoform X3: MVWQIPDGGLSRTLTEPVVDLVYHQRRVGLVLWHPSALNVLLTAGSDNLIVIWNVGTGEVLMRMDCHPDTIYSACWNWDGSQLVTTCKDKKIRILNPRTGEVENEALAHEGSKATRAIFLRHGLIFTTGFNRSSERQYSLRAPDALGDPIVMVELDTSNGVMFPLYDPDTNLIYLCGKGDSVIRYFEVTPEQPFVHYINQFQTPDSQRAIGMMPKRGCDVSTCEVARFYRLNNSGLCQVISMTVPRKSELFQEDLYPDTLADEASLSAEEWASGMDADPQLISLKDRVFLVQGGYVSQAQSTTLTVTKKSNVLDKMGPKGSAAANASANGSPVTVNNGTTGAGGGGGGSISPASNGAQQQQVAIVGGVSEQQLAELRTKFEEEFRKLKAIIVKHENRIRSLEATVKAVTDRGLTEVDGGGGGSLLAGSNSTTSTSPAPASSHPPTTTSGDDGGDGHYHHNASHEEV; this comes from the exons ATG GTTTGGCAAATCCCGGACGGTGGTCTATCGCGTACGCTTacggaaccggtggtggatcTGGTGTACCATCAGCGGCGTGTCGGGCTCGTCCTGTGGCACCCGTCTGCCCTGAACGTCCTGCTGACGGCAGGTTCGGACAATCTGATCGTCATATGGAACGTCGGTACCGGTGAGGTGCTGATGCGCATGGATTGCCACCCGGACACGATCTACAGTGCGTGCTGGAACTGGGACGGTTCGCAGCTGGTGACGACGTGCAAGGATAAGAAGATTCGCATCCTGAACCCGCGCACCGGTGAGGTGGAGAACGAGGCGCTCGCCCACGAAGGATCGAAGGCAACGCGTGCGATCTTCCTGCGCCACGGACTGATCTTTACGACCGGTTTTAACCGATCGTCCGAACGGCAGTACTCGCTCCGTGCACCGGACGCACTCGGCGATCCGATCGTGATGGTCGAGCTGGACACATCGAACGGTGTCATGTTTCCGCTGTACGATCCCGACACTAACTTGATCTATCTGTGCGGCAAGGGCGATTCGGTGATCCGCTACTTCGAGGTGACGCCCGAGCAACCGTTCGTGCACTACATCAACCAGTTCCAGACGCCCGATTCGCAGCGTGCCATCGGTATGATGCCGAAGCGGGGCTGCGATGTGAGCACCTGCGAGGTGGCACGCTTCTATCGCCTCAACAACAGTGGCCTTTGTCAGGTGATCTCGATGACGGTACCGCGGAAGAGCGAACTGTTCCAGGAGGACCTGTACCCGGATACGCTCGCCGACGAAGCGTCCCTATCGGCGGAGGAGTGGGCCTCGGGCATGGATGCCGATCCGCAGCTCATCTCGCTAAAG GATCGTGTGTTTCTCGTGCAGGGCGGTTACGTGTCGCAGGCCCAGAGTACCACGCTGACGGTGACGAAGAAATCGAACGTCCTCGACAAGATGGGTCCGAAGGGAAGCGCGGCGGCCAACGCCTCGGCCAACGGATCGCCGGTAACTGTCAACAATGGtaccaccggtgctggtggcggcggtggcggaagCATATCCCCTGCAAGCAAtggcgcacagcagcagcaagtcgcAATCGTTGGAGGTGTCTCG GAACAACAGCTGGCTGAGCTGAGGACAAAGTTCGAGGAAGAGTTCCGCAAACTGAAGGCAATCATTGTTAAACACGAAAACCGCATTCGATCGCTGGAAGCCACCGTAAAGGCTGTCACCGATCGAGGGCTGACGGAAgtagatggtggtggtggtggtagtttgctggccggcagcaacagtaccacGTCGACTTCTCCCGCGCCAGCTTCTTCGCACCCGCCAACCACAACCTCCggcgatgacggtggtgatggccattACCATCACAATGCTAGCCACGAAGAGGTCTAG
- the LOC126574723 gene encoding transportin-1 has protein sequence MAWEPSADGLNQIITLLKQSQSTDNAMQRSVQMKLEELNQYPDFNNYLIYVLTQLTTEDGPTRSLSGLILKNNIRIHGTHLQPQIIEYIKQECLRALGDPSPLIRATAGILITTIANKGGLQNWPELLPTLCDMLDSQDYSVCEGAFGALQKICEDSADTLDSNTMSRPLNIMIPKFLQFFRHSSPKIRSNAIACINQFIINRTQALMVHMDTFIENLFHLSSDDDREVRKNVCRGLVMLLEVRIDRLMPHMNNIIEYMLIRTQDSDETALEACEFWLTLAEQTICKEVLTPHLARLAPVLVRGMKYCDIDIIILKGDVEEDEMIPDREEDIKPRFHKSRTHTQKFSGSVAGGAIGVGGGDGSGAARSMDANDEDDEIDDPYDEMDDDTNLSDWNLRKCSAAALDLLANVFKDDFLPILLPILKETLFHQEWVVKESGILALGAIAEGCMNGMVQHLPELIPYLIACLSDKKTLVRSITCWTLSRYTHWVVSQPHDQYLKPLMEELLKRILDANKRVQEAACSAFATLEEEACTELVPYLGYILKTLVFAFGKYQHKNLLILYDAIGTLADSVGHHLNKPEYINLLMPPLIQKWNMLKDEDKDLFPLLECLSSVATALQSGFLPYCEPVYRRCISLIQQTLNQDLASTTSPDQYEAPDKDFMIVALDLLSGLAEGLDGHIESLVVSSNIMQLLFQCMQDSMPEVRQSSFALLGDLTKACFQHVHPHIADFLPILGHNLNPEFISVCNNATWAIGEISTKLREDTKPYVPMVLPQLIEIINNANTPKTLLENTAITIGRLGLVCPLEVAPSLQQFVRQWCSSLRNIRDNEEKDSAFRGMCQMITVNPVGVVPDFIFFCDAAASWMNPKTDLHEMLQKILHGFKVQVGDENWSRFVEQFPPQLSERLAVLYNI, from the exons AGCAGTCGCAGTCCACGGACAACGCCATGCAAAGATCCGTGCAGATG AAACTGGAAGAGCTCAACCAGTATCCGGACTTCAACAACTACCTGATATACGTGCTGACCCAGCTGACGACGGAAGACGGACCGACACGTTCCCTCTCCGGGCTCATATTGAAGAACAACATCCGCATCCACGGCACGCACCTCCAGCCGCAGATCATCGAGTACATCAAGCAGGAGTGCTTGCGGGCGCTCGGCGATCCGTCCCCGTTGATTCGGGCCACCGCCGGTAttctcatcaccaccatcgccaacaaGGGCGGTCTGCAGAACTGGCCGGAACTGCTGCCGACACTTTGCGACATGCTGGACTCGCAGGACTACAGCGTGTGCGAGGGTGCGTTCGGTGCGCTGCAGAAGATCTGCGAAGATTCGGCCGACACGCTGGACAGCAACACCATGAGCCGGCCGCTCAACATCATGATCCCGAAGTTTCTGCAGTTTTTCCGTCACTCGAGCCCCAAGATACGGTCGAACGCGATCGCGTGCATCAACCAGTTCATCATCAATCGCACGCAAGCGCTGATGGTGCACATGGACACGTTCATCGAGAACCTGTTCCACCTGTCGTCGGACGATGACCGGGAGGTGCGCAAGAACGTGTGCCGGGGcctagtgatgctgctggaggtgcgAATAGACAGACTGATGCCGCACATGAACAACATCATCGAGTACATGCTGATCAGAACGCAGGATTCCGACGAAACGGCGCTGGAAGCGTGCGAGTTTTGGCTGACGCTGGCCGAACAGACCATCTGTAAGGAGGTGTTGACACCGCACCTGGCCCGCCTGGCCCCGGTGCTCGTACGTGGCATGAAGTACTGCGACATCGATATCATCATACTGAAGGGAGACGTCGAGGAGGACGAGATGATTCCGGATCGGGAGGAGGATATCAAACCTCGCTTCCACAaatcgcgcacgcacacgcaaaaGTTCTCCGGCAGTGTCGCCGGTGGAGCGATTGGCGTAGGTGGCGGTGATGGCAGCGGTGCAGCCCGATCGATGGATGCGaatgatgaggacgacgagatCGATGATCCATACGACGAAATGGACGACGATACGAATCTGTCGGATTGGAATCTGCGCAAGTGTAGTGCGGCTGCCCTCGATCTGCTTGCGAACGTATTCAAGGATGACTTTCTGCCCATACTGTTGCCAATCCTGAAGGAAACACTGTTCCACCAGGAGTGGGTTGTGAAGGAGAGCGGTATCCTAGCGCTCGGGGCTATTGCCGAGGGATGCATGAACGGCATGGTGCAACACCTTCCCGAACTGATACCATATCTGATCGCTTGCCTTTCGGATAAGAAGACGCTCGTCCGTTCGATCACATGCTGGACGTTGTCGCGCTATACCCATTGGGTGGTCAGTCAGCCGCACGATCAGTATCTGAAGCCACTGAtggaggagctgctgaagcgcATCCTGGATGCGAACAAGCGCGTCCAGGAAGCGGCCTGTTCCGCGTTTGCTACACTCGAAGAGGAAGCTTGTACTGAGCTGGTGCCCTACCTGGGGTACATCCTTAAAACGCTCGTCTTTGCCTTCGGCAAGTATCAACACAAGAATCTGCTCATCCTGTACGATGCCATCGGCACGCTGGCCGACTCGGTCGGTCATCATCTGAACAAGCCGGAGTACATCAACCTGCTGATGCCTCCACTGATCCAGAAGTGGAACATGCTGAAGGACGAGGATAAGGATCTGTTCCCGCTGCTCGAGTGTTTGTCGAGCGTGGCAACGGCGCTGCAGTCCGGCTTTCTGCCCTACTGTGAGCCCGTCTATCGTCGGTGCATCTCACTGATCCAGCAAACGCTAAACCAGGATCTCGCTAGCACGACCAGCCCGGATCAGTACGAAGCGCCCGATAAGGATTTCATGATTGTGGCGCTGGATCTGCTGTCTGGGCTTGCCGAAGGACTGGACGGACACATTGAATCCCTCGTAGTCAGCAGTAACATTATGCAGCTACTGTTCCAGTGCATGCAGGACTCAATGCCGGAG GTCAGACAATCCTCGTTTGCACTATTGGGTGATTTGACGAAGGCCTGCTTCCAGCATGTCCATCCTCATATCGCGGACTTTTTGCCCATTCTGGGCCACAATTTGAACCCGGAATTTATTTCTGTCTGCAACAATGCTACTTGGGCCATTGGCGAGATCAGCACTAAGCTAA GAGAAGACACTAAACCGTACGTCCCGATGGTACTGCCGCAGTTGATCGAAATCATTAACAACGCTAATACGCCTAAAACGTTGCTGGAAAATACCG CGATAACAATTGGACGTCTGGGTCTCGTGTGTCCGTTGGAAGTGGCCCCATCATTGCAACAGTTTGTCCGACAGTG GTGCTCCTCGCTGCGTAATATTCGAGATAACGAAGAGAAAGATTCCGCCTTCCGTGGAATGTGTCAGATGATCACGGTCAATCCCGTCGGTGTGGTACCAgatttcatcttcttctgtgATGCCGCCGCCTCGTGGATGAACCCAAAGACGGATTTGCATGAAATGCTGCAGAAG ATTCTGCATGGGTTCAAGGTGCAGGTGGGTGACGAAAATTGGAGCCGCTTCGTGGAGCAGTTCCCACCGCAACTCAGCGAACGCTTGGCCGTGCTATACAACATCTAA